A part of Tardiphaga sp. vice304 genomic DNA contains:
- the istB gene encoding IS21-like element helper ATPase IstB, translating to MNATVKIDAARVELLLSELRLPGIKLIWAALAETADKEGWPAARFLAALAEQEMVERNRRRFERHLDEARLPPGKTLAAFDFDAVPMISKAQVQALAAGDAWLDRGANLLCFGPPGGGKSHLAAALGMSLIEKGWRVLFTRTTDLVQKLQIARRDLTLEAAIAKLDKYHLLILDDLAYVTKDQAETSVLFELISARYERRSMLITANQPFGEWGKIFPDQAMTLAAIDRLVHHATILEMNVDSYRRKEAVDKARGAGRPPTRATIKASS from the coding sequence ATGAACGCGACCGTCAAGATCGACGCCGCCCGTGTCGAATTGCTGCTCAGCGAACTGCGTCTGCCCGGCATCAAGCTGATCTGGGCCGCCCTGGCGGAAACCGCCGATAAGGAAGGCTGGCCCGCCGCCCGCTTCCTGGCGGCCCTGGCTGAACAGGAGATGGTGGAGCGAAACCGTCGTCGCTTCGAACGTCATCTGGATGAAGCCCGCCTGCCGCCGGGCAAGACCCTCGCTGCATTCGACTTCGATGCAGTGCCGATGATCTCAAAGGCGCAGGTGCAGGCTCTCGCCGCCGGTGACGCGTGGCTCGACAGGGGCGCCAATCTGTTGTGTTTTGGCCCGCCTGGCGGCGGCAAATCGCATCTGGCAGCGGCGCTCGGCATGTCCCTGATCGAAAAGGGTTGGCGCGTGTTGTTCACCAGAACCACCGATCTCGTGCAAAAGCTCCAGATCGCGCGCCGCGACCTCACGCTCGAAGCCGCGATAGCCAAGCTCGACAAATATCATCTGCTGATCCTCGACGATCTCGCCTATGTGACCAAAGATCAAGCCGAGACCAGCGTTCTGTTCGAACTGATCAGCGCCCGCTACGAACGCCGCTCAATGCTCATCACCGCCAATCAGCCATTCGGTGAATGGGGAAAAATCTTCCCGGACCAAGCCATGACGCTGGCGGCGATCGACCGCCTCGTCCACCACGCCACGATCCTCGAAATGAATGTCGACAGCTATCGCCGAAAAGAGGCTGTCGACAAAGCCCGCGGAGCCGGAAGGCCGCCAACG
- the istA gene encoding IS21 family transposase, protein MAGRHVTDQQMRLFMSLRRNHSPAVAAAKAGFSTSAAYRFEKDPRLPTQKKSPRERRRADPFADLWENDILPMLNAAPGLRPIAVFEELCRRHPELGSGTRRTLERRIRAWRAVNGPDREVIFRQEHPPGRMGLSDFTEVADLGVTIAGQLLDCRLYHFRLPFSGFEHAHVVLGGESFVALAEGLQNALWSLGGVPEQHRSDSLSAAFRNLGAEAKEDLTTRYEAFCSHYGMTPTRNNPGVSHENGSIESAHGHLKRALADALLLRASRDFDDLPAWRGFVDEIVGRGNARNAKRIDQERTALQKLPVRKTADYEEVNVDVTTSSAFTLRKVFYSVPSRLIGHRLRVRLYDDRLECFQGATHIVTLRRGRSQPNGKHGHVIDYRHVIHSLRRKPMALLNLVYRDQLFPRRVYARAFDALLAGIGERPACRAMVGLLALAHERACEAELGAVLQATLDDGILPDLKALIERFRPKGMALPVVVVTLPSLAIYDQIAAAVGEAA, encoded by the coding sequence TTGGCCGGCCGGCATGTCACCGATCAACAAATGAGGCTTTTCATGAGCTTGCGTCGCAACCATTCGCCAGCCGTCGCCGCTGCAAAGGCTGGTTTCAGCACCTCCGCCGCCTACCGGTTCGAAAAGGATCCCCGACTTCCCACCCAGAAGAAGTCGCCCCGCGAACGCCGCCGCGCTGATCCATTTGCCGATCTTTGGGAGAACGACATCCTCCCGATGCTGAACGCCGCCCCAGGCTTACGGCCGATCGCCGTGTTCGAGGAACTATGCCGCCGACATCCGGAGCTGGGTTCTGGAACGCGGCGGACGCTCGAGCGGCGCATTCGGGCATGGCGGGCGGTGAACGGGCCGGATCGGGAGGTGATCTTCCGTCAGGAACATCCGCCGGGTCGCATGGGGTTGTCGGACTTCACCGAGGTCGCCGATCTCGGCGTCACCATTGCGGGCCAGTTGCTGGACTGCCGGCTCTATCACTTCCGGCTGCCTTTCTCCGGCTTCGAACACGCCCATGTCGTACTCGGTGGCGAAAGTTTTGTCGCGCTGGCGGAAGGCTTGCAGAACGCGCTGTGGTCGCTGGGCGGGGTGCCGGAGCAGCACCGCAGCGACAGCCTGTCAGCCGCGTTCCGCAATCTCGGCGCTGAAGCCAAGGAGGATTTGACGACGCGCTACGAGGCGTTCTGCAGTCATTACGGCATGACGCCGACCCGCAACAATCCCGGCGTGTCGCATGAGAACGGCTCGATCGAAAGTGCGCATGGCCATCTCAAGAGAGCGCTGGCCGATGCCCTGCTGCTGCGTGCCTCTCGCGACTTCGACGATCTTCCGGCATGGCGTGGTTTTGTCGACGAGATCGTTGGCCGCGGCAACGCGCGCAATGCCAAGCGCATCGATCAGGAGCGGACGGCGCTACAGAAACTGCCGGTCCGCAAGACCGCCGATTATGAGGAGGTCAACGTCGATGTAACGACATCAAGCGCCTTCACGTTGCGCAAGGTGTTTTACTCGGTCCCCTCCCGCTTGATCGGTCACCGGCTGCGGGTGCGTCTCTATGACGACCGGCTCGAATGCTTCCAGGGCGCCACCCACATCGTCACCCTGCGGCGCGGGCGAAGCCAGCCCAACGGCAAACACGGCCATGTCATCGACTATCGTCACGTCATCCATTCGCTGCGCCGCAAACCGATGGCGCTGCTCAATCTGGTCTATCGAGACCAGTTGTTCCCCCGCCGCGTTTACGCTCGTGCGTTCGACGCCTTGCTCGCCGGCATTGGCGAAAGACCAGCCTGCCGTGCGATGGTCGGGCTTCTGGCGCTCGCACATGAACGGGCCTGCGAAGCGGAACTCGGTGCCGTGCTGCAAGCCACGCTCGACGACGGCATCCTGCCGGATCTCAAGGCGCTGATCGAACGCTTCCGACCGAAGGGCATGGCACTACCGGTCGTCGTCGTCACGCTGCCCTCGCTCGCTATCTACGACCAGATTGCCGCGGCTGTGGGAGAAGCCGCATGA